The DNA region GGGTGGGTGACATCAGCGCGGCGATTCAGAGGTTTGTTGAGGAACAGGGGTTTTCGGTGGTGCGGGAGTTGCATGGCCATGGTGTCGGGATTGAACTGCACGAGGAGCCCACGGTGCCCAATTTCGGGGTGCCGGGAAAGGGACGGGAACTGGTTAAGGGGATGACGATTGCTATTGAGCCGATGGTAAATATGGGTTCGGCAAAGGTAAAGACATTGTCCAATGGCTGGACCGTGGTTGCGGCTGATGGCAAACCATCAGCCCATTACGAGAATACGGTGCTCATCACCGATGGTGAGCCCGAGATATTGACCGTCTGAAAGAAGCAAAACCGGAGGTGTATGGCTAAAAAGGATGTGATTCAGTTAGAAGGGGTGGTGACCGAATCGTTGCCCAATGCAACCTTTCGGGTGCAGCTGGACAATGGTCATCTGGTCCTCGCCCATATTTCGGGTAAGATGCGGATGAACTGGATCAGAATCCTGCCGGGTGACCGGGTTACGGTGGAACTTTCACCTTACGACCTCACCCGGGGGCGGATTGTTTACCGGTTTAAGTAGCGGCGAGAGACTACTCGCTGAAGTTGAGCAGGAAAGGAGTTTTGATGAAGGTGCGTTCTTCGGTTAAGAAGCGGTGTGCCCACTGTGTGGTTGTGCGGCGCCGGGGCAAGGTACGGGTGATTTGTAAGCGCGAGCCCAAGCACAATCAGCGGCAGGGTTAGATGCTAAACCGCAGGTAGCCGGTGGCAAAGTACATTTTTATCTCCGGTGGTGTGGTGTCTTCGCTGGGTAAAGGGATTGCCACCGCATCGATCGGTTTGCTCCTGAAGAGTCGCGGGTTGCGGGTCGTGCCCTTGAAGTTTGACCCTTACATCAATGTTGACCCGGGAACAATGAGCCCATTTCAACACGGTGAGGTTTTTGTCACCGATGATGGGGCGGAGACCGACCTGGATTTAGGCCATTATGAACGGTTTATTGGCCGGGCGCTTTCCCGGGACAACAATCTGACCGCGGGTCAGATTTATTCCGCGGTGATTGAGAAGGAGCGGCGGGGTGGTTATCTGGGCAGGACGATTCAAGTTGTGCCCCACATTACGCAAGAGATTAAGGACCGGATTCGGAAGGTTGCCCGGGGTCAGGATGTGGTGCTGGTGGAAATTGGCGGCACGGTGGGTGATATTGAAGGGCTTCCGTTCCTTGAGGCGGCACGGCAGTTTGCACTTGAGGAGGGAAGGGAGAATGTCGTTTACATTCACCTAACTCTGGTTCCTTTTATTAGGACATCGGGTGAATACAAGACGAAACCAACCCAGCACTCGGTAAACAAACTCAGGGAGATAGGTATTCAACCGGACATTCTGCTCTGCCGTGCCGAAACCCCTCTGCCGGCTGATGCCAAGGAGAAGATTGCGCTTTTCTGTAATGTGAGACGGGAAGCGGTGATTGAGGCGATTGATGTGCCCAACATTTATGAAATACCGCTGGTGTTTCAACGCCAGGGTCTGGATGGGTTGATTGTCCGGCTTCTCGGTATAAAGCGGAAAAGAGTAAAGTTTCGGCAGGACGGGATTTTAAAACGGTGGCGGGAGTTTGTTAAGAGGCAGCATGAGGCAAAGACCGAGCTGCGTATCGGACTGTGCGGGAAGTATGTTGGGTTGCACGACTCTTACAAGTCGGTAATCGAAGCGATTCACCATGCAGGAGCAGCGGTGGGAGTTAAGCCGGTGATTGATTTCATTGAAGCGGAAGAGTTGAATGAGAAAAATGTTGCGGCGCGGCTCAAAGGTCTTGCCGGTGTAGTTGTACCGGGTGGATTTGGTGTGCGGGGGATGACAGGTAAGATGGAGGCGGTTACCTACTGCCGAAAAAACAGGTTGCCTTTTCTGGGTTTGTGTGTGGGCTTGCAGGTGGCGGTTATTGAGTTTGCCCGTCAAGTGTGCGGACTCAAGGGCGCAAACTCCACCGAATTCGACCCGAAAAGCCGGTATCCGGTGATTTATTTGATGCCCGGACAGCGCGGGCGAAAAAATAAGGGTGGCACGATGCGCCTTGGTGCCTATCCGTGTGTGATTCAACCCGGCACTGTTGCCTACCGTTGTTATCGGCGGCGTTTGATATCTGAGCGCCACCGGCACCGATACGAAGTTAACAATCGGTTTCTCCCCTTGCTTGCCCGTTATGGGCTGGTTGCTTCAGGAAAGTCTCCAGATGGAAAACTGGTTGAAATAATTGAGCTTAAATCACATCCCTTTTTCCTCGCCACCCAGTTCCATCCGGAGTTTAAATCCCGTCCTTTAGCACCCCACCCTTTGTTCGTCTCTTTTCTCAAAGCCGGCTATGACTACCAAACCCAGAGCCGGGATGATGTTGCTACACGGGATTCTGATAACAATCCGAATTCTGCCTTTTGAGTTAGCAGTTCTCCTTGTCCGTCTGATTCTCTTAATTTATTTGGCGGTGCGGTCTGATTATCGCCAGGAGATAAGAACGAATTATAAATTGATATTTGGCGCGAACCGACCCTGGTTCTGGGTGCGTAATGCATGGCGGGTGGGCAGAAATCTAACTTTGATGGCAAAAATTGGCACGAAATTTGCTAATGAACTTGTTGACAGAGGGGTAGTTTGCGGGGAAAATTATATAAAGAGGCAGAGTTTGGAACAGGATGTGCATACGTTAATGGCTTCATTTCATTTTGGGGTCTGGGAGTATTTGCCGCAATTTTTTGTTCGTCAGGGCGAGGATGTGGCGGTTGTTGTCTCAAAACAGCGGGACCCGGTGCTGGACTCCGGACTAAGAAGGCTGCGTAACAGTAACGGAGTCAAACTGATAGTTCAGATTAGCGGAATTTTCCGAAGATTGTCAAATTACGGTGTCACGGGGTTTATGCTTGACAACACCGCACGGGGTCGTTCTTTAACAGTTCATCTTGCTCGATTAAATGATGGTAATAGGTTGTTGTTTCGGGTTCCGGCTTTGCCATTTGAAATCGTCAACCGTCAAAGAGACCGGGCAAAAAACGGCGTGGCAGGGGTTGTACCGATATTCGGCTATTTGAAGGAGGGCAGATTGGTAATCCAAATTTTCCCGGCGGGTGATGCGGCGAGTGCGGTTCGGGCGCTTTTAACAATGGTTAAAGCGATGCCGGAAGAGTGGATATTCTGGGGCAAGGCAGGCGCAATCAAGTTAATTGAGGCGCAATAGTGGACTGGAAAAGAGTTCTCGTCGCGGCTTATTTCATTCTTGTTATCAGCCAGTGTAAGGATGCTTCGATACCAAGTCCGGGTGAGAATCTGCCCGACCAGGTCGTTTACGGATTTGTCCTGCACGAGTCAGCAAGCGGTAAAAGGCTTTACACGCTGAACGCAGCGGAGGCGGTGGTGCGGGAACCGGAGGGCCGGATTGATGTCAAGAGCCCAATCGTTACTTTTTATGACGAAGGCGGCGGAGTCTATTCCACACTGAGAGCCGAGCTGGGTGTGATATTAACTCGCAACGAGGATTTGATTGCCCGCGGCAATGTGGTCGTGCAAACTGCGGAGAGCACCCGTCTCTACACCGACTCCCTGGTCTGGAACAACACCCGGAAGGTTGTGCTGACCGATGCCGGTGTAACGATTGAGTCGCCCAAAGGCAGGATTGTGGGTCAGGGTTTGATTGCCGATGCGGCGCTGAATAAGATTGAGATTGTTAGCGAGGTGCGCGGGAGTTCCAGTTATGAGTTTGCGCCTTAGGCTTATAACCGGGTGCGGGTTGTTCATTTTAAGCGGGTTCACCTTTGGGGCTGAGATTTACGCCCGGAAGATGGAGATTGTCAAGACGCCGGCCGGTCAGGTAACAATTTTTCGGGATAGCGTGGCGCTGAGTCAGGATGGGACTTTTCTGACCAGCCGGCGGGCGGTGATGCAGGAGCAGGCAGGCTGGGCGGTGCTTACCGAATCGGTTTATATCCGGACACCGGAGGCGCAGGTCTGGGCTGATTCGGTGGTCTACGACTTTAAGACGCGAAAGGCGACGATTCTGGCACCGGTACGAAACAATGTTGTTGTCAGGCAGGATTCGGTTGTCATCCGGGCGCGCGCAGTGGAATACTTTATTAGCGAACGGGTGCTCAAAGCCGGACAGGGATTGGAAATCAGCACCGAGGATGGGGGGTATTTGTTAACCGGGGCACACGGTTTTTACAATTTAGATGAAAGGGCGGGTGTTGTTGATTCCGCGCCGCTACTCACGATCAAGCGGGGACAGGAGCCGGTGCAGGTAACGGCACGGCAGATGCGCTATCAGGAGTCGGGTGCGGTGGCAAGGGCAGAGGGTCAGGTCCGGATTCAGTCCGGGGCGAGTTCGCTCGCTTGTGATACGGCGATTTTTTACCCGAATCGCGATTCGGGATTTGCTTGGGGTGACCCGGTACTCGAAGACAGTGCCGGTCGTGCCGCAGGGGATACGGTGGTGTTTATCGTATCCAACGGTGCGCTGCGTGAGGTTGCGCTCTTAGGAAGGAGTAACGGCAGGTATCGGACCGAAGGCGGCGATACGGTGCTGGTGCAGGGCAAGGAGATTTCGGTTTTGATTACCGATGGCAAGATTGAACGGATTGAGGTGGCAGAATTGAGTTCCGGGCAGCTGGTAAGGAAGGCGGCGGCAAGATGAAACTGATTGCCGAAGGTCTGGTTAAGTCCTACGGGGGCAGGAAGGTTGTTGATCAGGTCTCGCTCGAGTTAAGTCGGGGCGAAGTTGTTGGGCTGCTCGGTCCTAACGGTGCCGGAAAAACTACAACATTCCATATGATTACCGGTTTCATCAAACCGGAGGAGGGGAAAATATTTCTCGACGGCACAGAGATTACCCATATGCCGGTTTACAAAAGGGCACGGCAGGGTATCGGGTATCTTTCTCAGGAGCCGTCGGTGTTCCGGAAGTTGACCGTGGAGGAGAATATCAGGGCGATTCTTGAGATGCTGGGTGTACCCAAAGCCGAACAGCGGCGTCGGGTTGACGAGCTTTTAGAAAAATTGAATATCACCAATCTGGCGCAGCAGCGGGCAGGAACACTTTCGGGCGGCGAGCGCCGGCGCGTTGAACTTGCCCGGGCACTGGCGCCCAAGCCGGCTTTTCTTTTGTTAGATGAGCCTTTTACCGGTGTTGACCCGATTGTGCGCGCGGAGATACAGAAGATTGTCCGGATGCTGTGCAGCGAGGGGCTGGGAATCTTAATCACCGACCATAATGTGCGGGAGACGCTGGAGATTACCGAGAGGGCATATCTGATGTATGATGCCAAGGTTTTGATTTCGGGCACCGCAAGGGAGTTGATTGAAAACCAGCGGGCGCGGGAGGTTTATCTCGGGGAGAAGTTTCAGATATGAGTGACGACAAGATGAAATTGGGACAGAGTATTGAACAGCGGCTGGAGCAGCGGCTGACCCCGCAGTTGATAATGAATATGAAACTGCTTGAGTTACCGCTAATGGAACTCGAGCAGTTGATTCGGAATGAACTGGAGCAGAATCCGGCACTGGAGCAGTTTGAGGGAGACGGTGACAGTGAAGTGGAGGAGTACGGTCCGGATGGAGAACAACTCAATGAGGCGGGCAATGTTGAGGAAGGATTGATTGAGCAGCCGTCAGAGGGTGATTCGGTAAGTAAGACGGACAACCTGGAACAGGGAACGAAGAGCGATAATGAGGAGTATACCTTTGATGAGTTGTTGCCTTCTGAAGGGTGGGATGCGCCGGTTGTTCTTCCTGCGCAAAACGATGATGAGGAGATGGTGCGAGGAGAGGTTATCGCAGACCCGCGAACTACATTGCGCGAGACGATTTTACCTCATTTACAGGCGCTGTTACCAACCGAAGATGCGGCACTTGCTGAAGAGGTGGTTGAATGGCTGGATGAGAACGGATTTTTGTCGGTTACCGTGGAAGAGTTGGGTGAGAAGTTGGCGGTGGATGAGGTACGGTTACGGCGGATTGTTTACCAGTTACAGCGAATACCACCCGGAGGCATTGGTTGCCGCAATGCCCGGGAGGCGCTTTTGGTTCAACTTGAGGTTAAAGGGTGTGCGCCCGATGCGCTCGAATGTCGATTGATAGCCGAAGGGTGGGAGTTGCTGGAGCGGAGAGATACCAACCGGCTGGCAAAGAAGTTTGGTTGCAGTGAGGATGAAATTAAACAGGCGATTGCCCGGTTGTGGGGGCTGGAACCGAAGCCGGCGCGGCGGTTTGTGAACAATGCGGTACAGTATGTCTCGCCCGACTTTTCGGTTGTCTGGCAGGGGAATAGACTGGTTGCGGTGATGAATGACGAGGCGGTGCCCAGACTCCGTATTTCGCGGTATTTTATTGAGGTACTCCGTAATCCGCGCCAGTACACACGGGAGCAGGTGGAGTATGCCAAAAAACGGGTTGAGGCGGCACGCCAGCTTCTCAAGGCGCTGGAATCCCGACGCCGGATGCTGCGGCGGCTTGTGGAGTTGATTATCCAGATGCAGCGAGACTTTTTTGTCCTCGGACCGGAACATCTGAAACCGGCAACACTGCGCGCGGCGGCGGAGGTTATTGGTGTGCATCCGGCAACGGTATCGCGGGCAATAAACGGTAAGTATATTGAGACACCGAACGGTATTTTCCCGCTGAAATTCTTTTTCCAAGCCGGGACCGAAGACATTTCCCGAGCGTCGATTAAAGAAAAAATCAAAGCGATGATTGAGTCTGAAGACAAACGGTCACCGTTGAGTGATGATGAGATTGTCAGTAGGCTAAAAGCGGCCGGGATTGAAATTTCGCGGCGCACCGTTGCGAAATATCGGAATGAGATGGGGATTCCGGGCTCAAGCGAAAGAAAGGGTTTTTAAAGATGCATTTTGTTGTCGGTACTGCCGGACATATTGACCACGGGAAAAGTGCGCTGGTAAAGGCGTTGACCGGGACCGACCCGGACCGGTTGAAAGAGGAGCAGGAACGGGGGATGACAACCGATTTAGGATTCGCCTTCTTAGGTGACGATATTACGATTATTGATGTCCCGGGGCACGAGAAGTTTGTGCGGCATATGTTAGCCGGTGCGAGTACAATCGATTTGGTAATGCTGGTGGTGGCGGCTGATGATGGTGTTATGCCGCAAACCAGGGAGCATTTTGAGATTTGCCGGCTTTTGGGGATTAAAAAAGGTCTGGTGGTTTTAAACAAGATTGACCTTGTGGATAAAGATTGGCTGGAGATGGTGCGGCTGGATGTTCAGGAACTGGTGCGGGGTTCTTTTCTGGAAGGGGCACCGGTGGTTGCGGTTTCGGCGCGAACCGGTGCAGGAATTGAGGAGTTAAAAAGGGTTCTTTATCAGGTAACCCAGACGGTTGAACCGAAACCGGACCGTGGTGTGTTTCGCTTGCCGATTGACCGTTGTTTTACAATAAAAGGGTTTGGCACGGTGGTGGCAGGCACGGTACTTTCAGGAAGTTGTCGGGTTGGAGACCGTCTGGAACTTTTGCCCCAGGGGATAGAGGTGCGGGTGCGAGGCATCCAGCGCCACAATAAACCGGTTGAGACTGCCGTGGTGGGCGAACGTGCAGCCTTGAATCTTCAAGGGGTGGAAGTTGATGCGATTGAGCGGGGTAATATTCTATCAACCCCGGGTTATTATCGTCCGACAACGGTGTTTAACGGTTCGCTTTACCTGTTGAAGGATGCGGGTAAGCCGTTGCGCAATATGACGCGGGTGCATCTTCACATCGGGACTGCGGAGGTGATGTGCCGCGTTTGTCTCCTTGACCGCAAGGAACTTTTGCCCGGTGAAGAGTGCCTGGTACAAATCCGGACCGAAGGTCCGGTGGTGTGCGATTGGAACGACCACTATGTGATTCGGCACTACTCACCCCAGCAGACAATCGGGGGTGGTGTTGTACTCGAGGCGCAGGGTGAGAAGGTGCGCCGGTTTGATGATGAAACATTGACCCGGTTGCAGGAGTTAAAATCTGGTAAACGGGGTGCGGTCCTGGAGCAGTTTTTGCTCAAGTCCGGGTTTGATGTCAAAACAGTGGCAACAATCTGCCGGGAGCTGGCATTAACCGAAGCGGACGCCCGGTTGATGGCCGATTTTCTTGTACAACAGGGGAAGGCACGCTGGGTTGAATGGGAAGGAAAGGAGTATTTGATACTGGAGCGGGTGATTAACGATGGGTTAGAAAGAGTTAAAGCGGTGTTAGCAGAGTTTCATCAGACGAATCCGCTTCGGGTCGGCATGAAACGGGCTGAGGCACGGGCGAAGTTGGCTCAGCCGCCAGTTTTGTTTGAGACCCTGGTCAGGATGTTAAAGGAACAAGGGGTGGTTTATGAGGAAGGGGACCGGTTGCGCCTTGCCAGCCATCAGGTAAAATTGAACCCACAAGAGCAGGCGATTTTCGAGAAGGTGACGCGGGAGATTAAACAGGCAAAATGGCAACCGCCTGATGTTGATGAACTTTTTGCCGGAGTGGAAAAGAAACTTGCGGAACGGGTGAAGATGGCACTGCTGGAAACCGGGGAGATTGTGGATGTTGGCGAAGGCGTGCTGCTGCATTCCGAAATTGTTGCGGAAGCGGAAAAGGTATTGAAGGATTTTTTTACAAGGAAGCCAGAACTGACCGCCTCAGAGTTCAGGCAGGCACTGGGTACCACCCGAAAGGTGGTGATTCCGCTTTTGAACTATTTTGACCGAATTGGTTTGACCCAGCGCCGGGGTGATGTGCGGGTGCTAAGGCAAAGCAAAGAGCCAAAATAAAGAAGTGTATGGCAAAAAGCGGAATACTTGCAACCGTGACCTGCGCCGGTTGAGCGTCGAAACTGAGTAAGGCGCAGTTGGCGCAGGCATTAGCCGGGCTGGAACAGCCCGAGGACCCAAGACTGCTGGTTGGCATCAATACGGCAGACGATGCTGGGGTGTTTCTGCTTTCGGACGGCGTAGCACTGGTGCAAACGGTTGACATGCTCACGCCGATGGCGGAAGACCCCTACATTTATGGCAGAATTGCAGCCGCAAATTCGCTTTCCGATGTTTATGCAATGGGCGGTGAGCCGTTGACCGTGCTCAACATCGTGGGATTCCCGGCAGCGATGGATAAGACCATTCTGCGGGAGATTTTACGCGGCGGGCAGGATACGGTGAAACAGGCGGGTGCGGTTGTTGTTGGCGGGCACACCTTTAATGAAAAGGAGATTAAATACGGACTGGCGGTAACCGGACGCATTGACCCGCAGCGGATTGTCACCAATGCCGGGGCAAAGTTAGGCGATGTTCTTGTGTTGACCAAACCGCTGGGCATTGGTGTTTATACCCAGGCGTTGATGACCCTGGACCAGGTAGACCCGGTTTTTGAGCAGGCGGCGCTGGATTCAATGATGCGGCTGAACCGGGACGCCGCAGCGATAATGGTTGCCTGTGAAGCCGATGCCGCAACCGACATCACCGGTTATGGACTTCTCGGCCACACCCAGGAGATGGCAGAGGCTTCGGGCGTGAGGATAAGGATTTATGCCGAGCGAGTGCCGGTTTTGCCCCGGGCAAAAGAACTGGCGAAAACTTTTATTGACCCCGGTGTTTTGATGAACGAAAACTCATTTGGCAAACAGGTGGAATGGAAAGGTTCCTTGCCCGATGAGATTAGAAATCTGCTCTGGGAGTCGGAAAGTTCGGGCGGGCTTCTCGTGGTGTTAAAGCCGGAAAAGGTGGCGATGTTTCAGAGTCGGGCTAAAGCGGCGGGGATTGTTGCACCAATTATCGGTGAAGTTGTTGAGGGGCAGCCCGGGACAATTGAAGTGATTTAAAAATCAGGCTGTTACCGTTTCCGGTGGCGCCGGGTTGGTGATGATGACAATCACGCCGGTTATCGCGCCGTTACGGTCCCGGAGCGTTTCAAAACAGAGCGCCGAACCCGGAAGTCCGGGGAGAATCTCGCACTCCTGATGGCTGGAACTGCCGGAAAGTATCTGTTCCAGCCGGGGTTTAATTACGGCGAGGTTGGGCAGGTCTTTAATGTTATGGCCAATGCTCTCAGAGGATTTGATGCCCAGGAGCGGTTCTGCTGCGGGGTTGGCATAGACAATTTTCGGTTCACGGTCAAACACGATTACCCCTTCATTGATGTTGTTGGCAAGGAGCCGGAAACGCCGTTCCAGTTCCAGGATGTAGTTCGCCTTGCGTTCATCAAAATCTCGCAAATGAGCAAACGCCCGGTTGAGTTGGCGGGCAAGGTCACCCAGCTCGTCGTTTACCGGCACGGTGACTCTGATGTTTAAGTCGCCCTGTTCGGCGCGAGTCAGGGCGTTGTTTATTCTCTTAATGGGAAGGACAATCGAGCGCGGCAGGCGAGTAATAAGGTATACAAGCAGGGCGGTGAGAACGATGATGGCGGATATGATGTTGCGTTGACTCCAGGTGAAAAGGCGGGTGATTCTTGATTTGTGTTCGGCGATACGCTGGTTGGCATAAGCCATTATCTTTTCACCGATGATAATGATTTTCTGGGCGGTTTCGCTCATACGCTGGGTGAACAATTGATTGACAATTCCGGTTAGTTCCGCCCGTTCGATTTCCTGACCGATCAGGCTGATTGCGTTAAGGAGGGAGTCTTTGACCCTGGGGTTTTGGGCTTCTTCCAGTTCTACCACAATCTGACGATAAATTTCCCTTAACCGCTGGACTTGTTCGCGGGAAGGCGTTTGCCAGCGGGCGGTTTTCATTAAGAAAAGCGAGTCCAGGAGCCGGCGATAGGTTAAAAGCAGGTTGGTCAGGGAGTCAAAACTGGGAGCAAGTGTTGGGTCGAGCCGGCGTGCCCGTTCACAGAGGAGGGCAATTTGCACGAGACGGGACCGACCGGCGGAAAGGTAAAAGGTGTCGTTGTAAATCAAAAAGTTCCGTTCCGAGTTGCGGACTTCGAGAAAGTTGTGGACGATGGTGTTACCGGTGCGAAGTAGCTCGGCATCCTCTTCGGCGATGACATTGGCGAGAGTGTTCATCTGGCCCGCATAATAAAGGGCGATGATGGTGACGGGCAGGACTAAGATTGCCGAGAAAATCATCGCCATTGCGATGCGTCCCCGAATGGAAAGTCGCAGTCGGCTCTGGTGGTTGTTACCCACGGTTATTTATTTTGCCGAGTTTCAGTTTTTTTCCCGGTAGCGGGCTCAACACCCTGGGCAAGGCGTTCAATATCTTCATCGTTACCAACAACGACGAGGATGTCATCCTGTTCAACGATGTCTTCCGGTCCGGGCAGGTCGTTAATCTGCTCTTTGAAACTGCTTTCGCCTTCCGGGGTGATAACCGGTACCTTTTTCTTTATGGCGATGATGTTCACCCCGTAGCGCCGGCGGATGTCCAGCTGGCCAAGTTTTTTTCCGATAATATGCCGGGGTGCATG from candidate division WOR-3 bacterium includes:
- the selB gene encoding selenocysteine-specific translation elongation factor — encoded protein: MHFVVGTAGHIDHGKSALVKALTGTDPDRLKEEQERGMTTDLGFAFLGDDITIIDVPGHEKFVRHMLAGASTIDLVMLVVAADDGVMPQTREHFEICRLLGIKKGLVVLNKIDLVDKDWLEMVRLDVQELVRGSFLEGAPVVAVSARTGAGIEELKRVLYQVTQTVEPKPDRGVFRLPIDRCFTIKGFGTVVAGTVLSGSCRVGDRLELLPQGIEVRVRGIQRHNKPVETAVVGERAALNLQGVEVDAIERGNILSTPGYYRPTTVFNGSLYLLKDAGKPLRNMTRVHLHIGTAEVMCRVCLLDRKELLPGEECLVQIRTEGPVVCDWNDHYVIRHYSPQQTIGGGVVLEAQGEKVRRFDDETLTRLQELKSGKRGAVLEQFLLKSGFDVKTVATICRELALTEADARLMADFLVQQGKARWVEWEGKEYLILERVINDGLERVKAVLAEFHQTNPLRVGMKRAEARAKLAQPPVLFETLVRMLKEQGVVYEEGDRLRLASHQVKLNPQEQAIFEKVTREIKQAKWQPPDVDELFAGVEKKLAERVKMALLETGEIVDVGEGVLLHSEIVAEAEKVLKDFFTRKPELTASEFRQALGTTRKVVIPLLNYFDRIGLTQRRGDVRVLRQSKEPK
- the infA gene encoding translation initiation factor IF-1, which encodes MAKKDVIQLEGVVTESLPNATFRVQLDNGHLVLAHISGKMRMNWIRILPGDRVTVELSPYDLTRGRIVYRFK
- the rpoN gene encoding RNA polymerase factor sigma-54; amino-acid sequence: MSDDKMKLGQSIEQRLEQRLTPQLIMNMKLLELPLMELEQLIRNELEQNPALEQFEGDGDSEVEEYGPDGEQLNEAGNVEEGLIEQPSEGDSVSKTDNLEQGTKSDNEEYTFDELLPSEGWDAPVVLPAQNDDEEMVRGEVIADPRTTLRETILPHLQALLPTEDAALAEEVVEWLDENGFLSVTVEELGEKLAVDEVRLRRIVYQLQRIPPGGIGCRNAREALLVQLEVKGCAPDALECRLIAEGWELLERRDTNRLAKKFGCSEDEIKQAIARLWGLEPKPARRFVNNAVQYVSPDFSVVWQGNRLVAVMNDEAVPRLRISRYFIEVLRNPRQYTREQVEYAKKRVEAARQLLKALESRRRMLRRLVELIIQMQRDFFVLGPEHLKPATLRAAAEVIGVHPATVSRAINGKYIETPNGIFPLKFFFQAGTEDISRASIKEKIKAMIESEDKRSPLSDDEIVSRLKAAGIEISRRTVAKYRNEMGIPGSSERKGF
- the rpmJ gene encoding 50S ribosomal protein L36 — protein: MKVRSSVKKRCAHCVVVRRRGKVRVICKREPKHNQRQG
- the lptB gene encoding LPS export ABC transporter ATP-binding protein; protein product: MKLIAEGLVKSYGGRKVVDQVSLELSRGEVVGLLGPNGAGKTTTFHMITGFIKPEEGKIFLDGTEITHMPVYKRARQGIGYLSQEPSVFRKLTVEENIRAILEMLGVPKAEQRRRVDELLEKLNITNLAQQRAGTLSGGERRRVELARALAPKPAFLLLDEPFTGVDPIVRAEIQKIVRMLCSEGLGILITDHNVRETLEITERAYLMYDAKVLISGTARELIENQRAREVYLGEKFQI
- a CDS encoding CTP synthase, which codes for MAKYIFISGGVVSSLGKGIATASIGLLLKSRGLRVVPLKFDPYINVDPGTMSPFQHGEVFVTDDGAETDLDLGHYERFIGRALSRDNNLTAGQIYSAVIEKERRGGYLGRTIQVVPHITQEIKDRIRKVARGQDVVLVEIGGTVGDIEGLPFLEAARQFALEEGRENVVYIHLTLVPFIRTSGEYKTKPTQHSVNKLREIGIQPDILLCRAETPLPADAKEKIALFCNVRREAVIEAIDVPNIYEIPLVFQRQGLDGLIVRLLGIKRKRVKFRQDGILKRWREFVKRQHEAKTELRIGLCGKYVGLHDSYKSVIEAIHHAGAAVGVKPVIDFIEAEELNEKNVAARLKGLAGVVVPGGFGVRGMTGKMEAVTYCRKNRLPFLGLCVGLQVAVIEFARQVCGLKGANSTEFDPKSRYPVIYLMPGQRGRKNKGGTMRLGAYPCVIQPGTVAYRCYRRRLISERHRHRYEVNNRFLPLLARYGLVASGKSPDGKLVEIIELKSHPFFLATQFHPEFKSRPLAPHPLFVSFLKAGYDYQTQSRDDVATRDSDNNPNSAF
- the selD gene encoding selenide, water dikinase SelD, yielding MSKAQLAQALAGLEQPEDPRLLVGINTADDAGVFLLSDGVALVQTVDMLTPMAEDPYIYGRIAAANSLSDVYAMGGEPLTVLNIVGFPAAMDKTILREILRGGQDTVKQAGAVVVGGHTFNEKEIKYGLAVTGRIDPQRIVTNAGAKLGDVLVLTKPLGIGVYTQALMTLDQVDPVFEQAALDSMMRLNRDAAAIMVACEADAATDITGYGLLGHTQEMAEASGVRIRIYAERVPVLPRAKELAKTFIDPGVLMNENSFGKQVEWKGSLPDEIRNLLWESESSGGLLVVLKPEKVAMFQSRAKAAGIVAPIIGEVVEGQPGTIEVI
- a CDS encoding HAMP domain-containing protein; translated protein: MGNNHQSRLRLSIRGRIAMAMIFSAILVLPVTIIALYYAGQMNTLANVIAEEDAELLRTGNTIVHNFLEVRNSERNFLIYNDTFYLSAGRSRLVQIALLCERARRLDPTLAPSFDSLTNLLLTYRRLLDSLFLMKTARWQTPSREQVQRLREIYRQIVVELEEAQNPRVKDSLLNAISLIGQEIERAELTGIVNQLFTQRMSETAQKIIIIGEKIMAYANQRIAEHKSRITRLFTWSQRNIISAIIVLTALLVYLITRLPRSIVLPIKRINNALTRAEQGDLNIRVTVPVNDELGDLARQLNRAFAHLRDFDERKANYILELERRFRLLANNINEGVIVFDREPKIVYANPAAEPLLGIKSSESIGHNIKDLPNLAVIKPRLEQILSGSSSHQECEILPGLPGSALCFETLRDRNGAITGVIVIITNPAPPETVTA
- the lptC gene encoding LPS export ABC transporter periplasmic protein LptC, which codes for MDWKRVLVAAYFILVISQCKDASIPSPGENLPDQVVYGFVLHESASGKRLYTLNAAEAVVREPEGRIDVKSPIVTFYDEGGGVYSTLRAELGVILTRNEDLIARGNVVVQTAESTRLYTDSLVWNNTRKVVLTDAGVTIESPKGRIVGQGLIADAALNKIEIVSEVRGSSSYEFAP